ATGCCCTTTCCTCCATACCGGAGAAAAGCAGGCTGGCCGGTCAGCACCAGGTCGATCACGTCGCCGGCATAGGTGTCCCGGTCATAGATGTCGATCACATACACCAGCCCGAATTGAACTGATTTGAAAGTGATGGTTGCTATTTTGTCCGTGTAGGCCACTTAGGTCCGGTTATTGAAATTCATCTCCTCGCCGAGCACATAGACCAGATCACGGCCACGGACCCGGAACTCGCCCTGGATGCTTTTTGAGCCAAAGATGTTCTCGAGTTTAGACAGGGGAGCCACCACTTCCGGATTGCTCCTGGCCCCGGGATATTCACCGATCTGGGCGATGGTAGGTCCATAGACAATACCGCCCTCGGCATAACTCCTGATCCCCTTGTTGGCCACTCCATACAGGGCTGTTCCAGCGGCCACCAATCCTATGCCCGTGGCAATAGCCAGCGGTGTATTGGCAATGAACGAGGCCTCAAATTCTATCTTGGCGGCGGCGGCTGCGATCATGGCGGCCCCAAATTCCTGCATGAACCGGGCGATCGCCTTGAGTATGTTGGCAAAGAATCCCTGGATGGATGTCTCACCGCTGGCCAGCTGGCCGATGGCAACGGCAATATCCTGAAATCCTCCGACCGCCATATTCGTGAAATCAACCGTGATCCGCTTGGATTCAGCGATGGCCCGGTTATATTCATCCAACGCCTTTGCCGGATCGTAGGTATTAGGAGCGAGCTGTTTGTTCGTGACCACCGTACCCACTGATGAAGGCAGGGCCAGTGGTTTCTGGGCGATCATCCGCCCGGCCTCCTCATAGGCTTTACGTGTCGCCTCGAGGCGCAAAATAAGGATTGACATCCTGTCGATCTCGTCTTGTGTGCCCGCATGCTCGAGGGCATCCCGGTACAGATCCACCTGGAGGTTGACGTTGCTGATCAGTCCGGCCTGGTCCCGGTGCAGTTCATTAAGCGCCTTGATGTCGGCCTCGGTCAGCTTGCTCTCCTTGCCGTAACTCTTGATCGCATCAATCTTGGCCTGCCAGCCGTTGATCTCCAGCTGGGTGATCTTAGCCACTTCCTCACTCTCGGTCCTTTGCCGGTCCTGCAGCCCCTTGATCTCCTCCTCCATCTCACCGATGGTGTCGATCGCGTTGGCGATCATCTCTGCCTTGACCGGCACCCATTCCATGGCGGTGCCCGCCTTGATCACGTCATTAATATCCTTGATGGCCTGCTCGGCTCCTTTGAGCTGGGCCTTCGTCTCTTTCAGCTGAGCGTTGAGATCATCATGTTTAGCCAGCTCCCATCCTTTGATGGGTGTGTTATTTATTTCCTTGCGCCGGGTCTCCAGTGCGGTGATATTTTCCTCGATCAGTTTCTTTTGCTGCTCGAGCCGACGGTTGGCTTCCTCGGTGGATTCAGCCCCTTCCAATGCCGCCCGGGCCTGCTCCTTCAGGGTGGTGGAATAATTGGTTTTGCCCGCTCCGCTGAGCTGTTCGATTGTCGCCTTGAGGTTCCTGGAAAAGGCTGCCATACCTGGACCCAGCGATCCGCCGATCAGCTCCTTGACATCATCCCAGGCGTTCTTGAACTGCCGGGCCGATCCCACACCGGCACCCGCGGCCGCCTCGGCCAGCCCTTCGACCTGGCGGGTCAATCCGGCTACCGCTGAATCAAACCGCTCGGAGGATCCGGCTGCCCCCTCGATCTCAACCCCGTACCGGGCCAGAGCATTAGTGGATGATCCGATCGACTTGGCCACCAGGTTACCCGCGCTCCCGAGATCCGTGTCCATCTTGGTAGCCAGGTCAGCTACCAGAGGGGTGATCCGGATGATCTGATCTGAGGTCAGCCCCAGCGATTTGAGCATCAGCTGGGCGTTCTGGATATCCTCGTCGTTAAAGAGGGTTTTACCTTGCAGGACACCGGCATTGGCGATCAGCCGGTCGGTCTCTGCTTTATTGCCCTTGGTGACAGCCAGCAGCTTGGCGGCGGCCCGCTCGCTCTCGTCCCAGGCCTGAACCGTGGCTTTCCCAAAAGCTACCACGGCGGTAACCGAGAAAGCCCCGGCGATCAGGGGACCCAGCGCCTTCATGGCTGTACCAAAACCGGTCGCTGCCTTTTGTGTGGTATTGATTCCCTGCTGAACCTCGGCGTTGCCCTTCTTGAACCCGCTGGTGTCGGACAAGAATTTTACAAATATAGATCCTACGTCGGCCATTCGCCAAAATGTTTAAGTGTCTGTTCGGCCAACTCGGGCGTCCATTGAACCTTCTCCTCTCCTTTGTCTATCTCAGGCAGCAGGACGATCTCCTTGGGTGCCTTGCCGGTGAGTGCAGCTACAATCAGCCGGGTGTGCGCCCATTGATTCTGCTCCTCGAGGTTACGGCCTTTCAGATACTCGTTTAATTCCCAAAATGTCAGTTCCCAAAACTCTGCTGGGCGAAGACCCTCGCTGATTGCCAGCGCATAGAGCTCCGCCCAGGTCAGTTTTTTGGCGGTTCACTCCCGGATCGTATCTCCTGCCCAAATATCTTAGTCGAGTTGAGCGCCCTGGTCATGCCCTCCATTACCGTATCGTCCGCATAATCAATCCAGTCCTCGATCTCCAGAAGGGTAAAGGACCACTCCTTACCTTGCAGGTCGGCACAGGTCTTACCGGCACACCAGATCAGGTCGCGTATCTTGTCCGTTCCAATGATCGTGTCGATCTCGGCCAGCTCCAGTCCGTGCATCTCACTGTATAAGCGAAAACAGTTCGTGTTGAACCGGAATCCAACCGGTGTGCCGTCGATCTCTGCCTCGTAATATCCGCGTAGTTGGTTCATGGGTGATAATGAATTTATGCGGTTGCCTGAGTCATGACGGCGCTTCCCTGGACCTCCAGGGAGATCTGGCTGAGCGCGTTTTTCGGCGCGGCCCAGTTCCAGCTCTTGATGTTCGCTGTGCCGGTATAATATCTCCCGCCGGTGGTCGTCTGGCCGAACTTGATGGTCCACTGCGTCCCGGCGCTGATGTCGGCGACGATCTTGGCCAGGTTGGCCGTTGCCGAGTGCTCATAGAGAGCCGTGACTGTTCCATGAAATTCAGTCTCTCCGGAGATATATTCCTTGGCCTTGCCGGTCGAATCCTTAGTGGTGGCATCAAGCATATCAGCCGACCCGCCAAGTGTCCCGTCAAGCTGCCCAGTCAGTAATGTGGTGCCGAATTTCAGCACACACAGGGTTCCGTTAATTGCTGCCATAGTTTATACTGTATCAGTGTTAATTGCTGCTGTGCCCTGAAATTCAACCGCGATATTGGCCATCGCGTTCTTAGGACCATTCCAGTTCCAACTCTTGACATAGCCATAGCCGGTCAAAAAGGCCTTGCCGGTAACCACTTGTCCGAACTTGCAGGTCCATTTTGTCCCCGCCTTGAGCGCGTCGATCACATCGTCCAGCGTCAGGTCCCCGGTCATGTCAAACAGGGCCGTGACGGTACCGTGCCACTCGGTCTCGCCCGAGACGTACACCTTGGCGGCATCCGTCGAGTCCTTGGTGGTTGCATCCAGCTGATCGGCACTGCCCCCGATCGAGCCATCCAGCTGGCCGACGAGTGCCGCTGTTTCGTTGCTGAAAAATATCAGCGTTCCGTTAATTGCTGCCATAGTTATGTCTCCTCAATTATCATTCTGTATCGTAAAATTTTATGAAAAATCTTTTGTGTCTCGGTCTCCTCGACCATGTCATTGGTTGAGTCCAGCACACAGACGTGCATCGTGAACCCGGTCATCGTGAGTCCGGCGCCAACTGCCGTCCGGATATGTCCGGCTATTGTTCCGGCCTCATCCTCGACGGCCTTTTTGCTTCCCTGGTCCACGTAGCCCTTGACGATGTCGATGGCCACCGTGGCATTGGAGATATAGCGGTCCTTGCACCCTTCCTCGTTGTTGGTGATGTCCCCGATCCAGATATAATTAAAGGCCGTGTTGGGCGGGACCATCGTGTATACCGTCAGGGTGGTGTGGCCGTTCAGGGCAGTATAAAAGGCAGACAATATCTGGGTCCCGGGGTCTTTCATCTGGCAAGGGTTTTCAGGCGTTCAATCAATCGGGGCCTCTCTTTCTCGAAGGCCGGGAACAGGAACGGGTGTGGTCGGGTGCCTTTCTTGCCGATCGACCGCTGGATCAGGAACGCCAACGGCCGGTCCTCACTCATCATCCGCTCGGTGGATCCGATCCTCCGGCGTGAAGTGGCGGCATATACGCCTGCCAGCCCCCTTTTGTGTACCCAGTCCAGGATCGCCTGAAAGGGAGGCCATTTGCCAGGCTTGCGCCCAAACTCGGCCGCGGCGGCATAGTTGGCATTGAACAGGACCTCCCGGCTTCCGGGCTTCTGGATCATCTTGCCTCCTCGAGCCAGGTTCCCCCAGGCTTTGGGGGCGTTACGCTGGGCATCGGCCAGCACCGTGGCGGCGCTGCGTGTCAGCTCCTTCTCGATCTCTTGGTGCAGTCGGCTCTCAATCTGTATCAGGTTGGCATTGACCTGTGCGGTCCCGGTGACACTGACCGTTAACATCAGTTTTTCATCCGAATGAGTTTACCCGTCAAGG
This genomic stretch from Dehalococcoidia bacterium harbors:
- a CDS encoding phage tail tube protein, which codes for MAAINGTLIFFSNETAALVGQLDGSIGGSADQLDATTKDSTDAAKVYVSGETEWHGTVTALFDMTGDLTLDDVIDALKAGTKWTCKFGQVVTGKAFLTGYGYVKSWNWNGPKNAMANIAVEFQGTAAINTDTV
- a CDS encoding DUF3168 domain-containing protein; this encodes MKDPGTQILSAFYTALNGHTTLTVYTMVPPNTAFNYIWIGDITNNEEGCKDRYISNATVAIDIVKGYVDQGSKKAVEDEAGTIAGHIRTAVGAGLTMTGFTMHVCVLDSTNDMVEETETQKIFHKILRYRMIIEET
- a CDS encoding phage tail tube protein, translating into MAAINGTLCVLKFGTTLLTGQLDGTLGGSADMLDATTKDSTGKAKEYISGETEFHGTVTALYEHSATANLAKIVADISAGTQWTIKFGQTTTGGRYYTGTANIKSWNWAAPKNALSQISLEVQGSAVMTQATA